One region of Halomicrobium sp. LC1Hm genomic DNA includes:
- a CDS encoding UbiA family prenyltransferase, translated as MPLATEGRGPVPAVRALASQIHPVFMLPPVAASLFGGLYGSSFSVRLAALHAVAVFCGLYTAHVKDGYVDFYGRGEDEAHPLTERGCRVALALSTAGFLAATVALAVLVNLPAALLTLPGWLIGFHHAPQLDMHPLTATAGYPTGIALALLGGYYVQTTTLTATMLALAAVFLVVLSGIKVIDDATDYDYDRSIGKRTVAVVLGPARARRVAYGLMLTGMAAVVVAALTLPGIPPSGGLAAVAFLGVALLARDAGPELATKLLIRGSYVFLAVLVAAVWLGPL; from the coding sequence ATGCCACTCGCCACCGAGGGACGGGGGCCGGTTCCCGCGGTTCGCGCACTCGCCTCTCAGATCCACCCCGTGTTCATGCTCCCGCCGGTCGCAGCGTCGCTGTTCGGGGGGCTGTACGGGTCGTCGTTCTCGGTTCGACTGGCCGCGCTGCACGCCGTCGCGGTGTTCTGTGGGCTGTACACGGCCCACGTCAAGGACGGCTACGTCGACTTCTACGGGCGCGGCGAGGACGAGGCACACCCGCTCACGGAACGTGGCTGTCGGGTCGCGCTGGCGCTGTCGACGGCGGGGTTCCTGGCGGCGACGGTCGCGCTTGCGGTCCTCGTGAACCTCCCGGCCGCGCTGCTGACGCTGCCGGGCTGGCTGATCGGGTTCCACCACGCGCCCCAGCTGGACATGCACCCGCTGACGGCGACGGCCGGCTACCCCACCGGGATCGCGCTGGCACTGCTGGGCGGCTACTACGTCCAGACGACGACCCTGACGGCGACGATGCTCGCGCTGGCTGCCGTCTTCCTCGTCGTCCTCTCGGGGATCAAAGTGATCGACGACGCGACCGACTACGACTACGACCGGTCGATCGGCAAGCGGACCGTCGCGGTCGTCCTCGGCCCTGCCCGCGCACGCCGCGTCGCGTACGGGCTGATGCTCACCGGCATGGCCGCCGTGGTCGTCGCGGCGCTGACGCTGCCGGGCATCCCGCCCAGCGGTGGGCTCGCGGCAGTCGCCTTCCTCGGGGTCGCGCTCCTCGCGCGCGACGCCGGGCCGGAACTCGCGACGAAGCTCTTGATCCGCGGTTCGTACGTCTTCCTCGCGGTGCTCGTGGCCGCGGTGTGGCTGGGACCGCTGTAG
- a CDS encoding winged helix-turn-helix domain-containing protein: protein MEKALWYLLTATRGGENRARIIDALSDRPMNANELAEELDVGYKTIRHHMDQLIEHDVVEPGDTDYAKLYFLTDRFERNRETFEEIMERID from the coding sequence ATGGAGAAGGCCCTCTGGTATCTACTGACTGCGACACGAGGTGGGGAAAATCGCGCTCGAATCATCGACGCGCTCTCTGACAGACCGATGAACGCAAACGAACTCGCGGAGGAACTCGACGTGGGCTACAAGACGATCCGACACCACATGGACCAGTTGATCGAACACGATGTCGTCGAACCCGGCGACACCGACTACGCGAAACTGTACTTCCTGACAGATCGGTTCGAGCGGAACCGGGAGACGTTCGAAGAGATCATGGAGCGGATCGACTGA
- a CDS encoding spondin domain-containing protein has translation MTDDNTATTEESHGRRVSRRGFVAGAGAVLLGGTGTVAATVQSTQKLRYNVRVTNVSDGQTLQTTAEGDAAQQPVPLSPVVYAVHEADEPIFTAGEPARGNGLEGVAEDGSPASLVASLGEREAVHDAGVQAVPAGSDEPGPLLPTHSYDFETERLETDDLSLSMVTMFVPSNDLFYALGGATGIPLSSDEQSTQGDVTDHVDLWDAGTEINEEPGVGENQVQRQRGAGVGLVERGTVAPVETINGYDYPDTSDVLRVLVQPR, from the coding sequence ATGACAGACGACAACACAGCGACGACGGAGGAATCGCACGGTCGACGGGTATCGCGACGCGGCTTCGTTGCGGGTGCCGGTGCCGTCCTGCTGGGTGGGACCGGGACGGTCGCGGCGACCGTACAGAGCACACAGAAGCTTCGGTACAACGTTCGTGTCACGAACGTCTCGGACGGACAGACGCTCCAGACGACGGCCGAGGGTGACGCGGCCCAGCAGCCGGTCCCGCTCTCGCCGGTCGTCTACGCGGTCCACGAAGCCGACGAACCGATCTTCACCGCCGGGGAGCCGGCGCGGGGCAACGGGCTCGAAGGCGTCGCCGAAGACGGCTCGCCCGCGTCTCTCGTCGCGTCGCTCGGCGAGCGGGAGGCGGTCCACGACGCCGGTGTCCAGGCAGTTCCGGCCGGTAGCGACGAACCCGGTCCGCTACTGCCCACCCACTCCTACGACTTCGAGACCGAACGACTGGAGACCGACGATCTGTCTCTCTCGATGGTGACGATGTTCGTCCCGTCCAACGACCTCTTCTACGCGCTGGGGGGCGCGACGGGGATCCCACTCAGTTCGGACGAACAGTCGACCCAGGGCGACGTGACCGACCACGTCGATCTCTGGGACGCGGGGACCGAGATCAACGAGGAGCCCGGCGTCGGCGAGAACCAGGTCCAGCGCCAGCGGGGAGCCGGTGTCGGCCTGGTCGAGCGTGGCACCGTCGCACCGGTCGAGACGATCAACGGCTACGACTATCCCGACACCAGCGACGTGCTTCGCGTGCTCGTCCAGCCCCGATAA